The following are from one region of the Candidatus Eremiobacteraceae bacterium genome:
- the aac(6') gene encoding aminoglycoside 6'-N-acetyltransferase codes for MAQVRIRAVESHDAAVWAAMRSALWPDADNDELAREARAFVEGSETILDAAMIAEEASHAVGFIEIAIRAFSDGCDSMPVPHVEGWYVEESVRSRGIGRALMRAAEDWARSRGFTELASDSELDNPAAQSAHKHCGFEEVDRIVKFRKALS; via the coding sequence ATGGCACAAGTGAGGATACGCGCCGTCGAATCGCACGATGCCGCCGTCTGGGCCGCGATGCGCTCCGCGCTGTGGCCGGACGCCGACAACGATGAACTCGCACGAGAGGCGCGAGCGTTCGTAGAAGGCTCCGAGACAATCCTCGATGCCGCCATGATCGCGGAAGAAGCGTCACATGCGGTCGGATTCATAGAGATCGCGATTCGCGCGTTCTCCGACGGCTGCGACTCGATGCCGGTGCCGCACGTGGAAGGTTGGTACGTCGAGGAATCGGTGCGCAGCCGGGGTATCGGCCGGGCGCTGATGCGCGCGGCTGAAGATTGGGCGCGCAGTCGAGGATTCACGGAACTAGCGAGCGACTCGGAATTGGATAACCCGGCCGCGCAGAGCGCACACAAGCACTGCGGATTTGAAGAGGTCGATCGGATCGTCAAGTTCCGAAAAGCTCTTTCCTAG